The DNA sequence CTTGGGGAAATCATTTATGGCGACCGGTTTGGCAATCTCATCAGCAATATTCTTTTCGCCGACCTGCAGATTTGGCGCCAAGGACAGCCCATCGGCCTGACAGTCAACGGCCATCCTATACCCCATCTGGTTCGAACCTATCATGAGGTGCCGTCAGGAACCCTGCTGGCCCTCGAAGGCAGCCACGGGTATCTGGAAATTGCCTGCCGCCTGGGGAGCGCCGCCCAGGCATTGCACACCGGTCCCGGTGGCCAGGTTGTCGCTACCCTTGCCTCTTCTGTTGAAAGGCGCCCCCATGCCCCGTGACCTTCCCGTCGGCAACGGCAGACTCCTCCTCAATTTTGACCTGCATTACAACCTGCGGGATCTTTACTTTCCGCACGTCGGTCAGGAAAATCATCTGGGCAGCGATACCTCCCGCTTTGGAATCTGGGTGGATGGCCGCTTTTTCTGGATCGGTCCGGGATGGGATATTGAGCTGCTCTACGACCCCGATACCCTGGTTACCCAAGTTAGGCTGCATCATCCCGAACTCCAACTCATCCTTCACTGCCGGGATGCCGTCGATTTCCATGAAAACATCTATGTCAAAGAGATAACCATAGAGAATCTCTCACCCGCCGAGCGTCACTGCCGCCTCTTTTTTCATTTAGACCTCAACATCTCTGGCAACGACGTCGGCGACACCGCCGCTTTTGATCCCGAAACCGGTGGCGTCGTACACTATAAGGGTAACCGCTATTTTTTGGCGAATGGCCTGGCGGTTGGCTATGGCGGGCTGGCTCAGTATGCTGTCGGCCAGAAGGGGGTCGATGGCAAAGAAGGTACTTTCCGGGACGCCGAAGACGGTATCCTCTCCGGAAATCCTATCGCCCAGGGTTCCATAGACTCTGTTATCAGTGTGACAATTGCGGTTCCTGGGCTGGCTTCAGGCCAGGCCTGTTTCTGGCTGACCGCGGCCCAGACCTGGGACGAAGTCAGGCGATTGGACTCTCTCGTGCGTTCCAAGCAACCCCAGCACCTGCTCACCCGCACCGCCGATTATTGGCGTTTATGGGTACGCAAAGAAACGCCGCCCCTTGATCTCGTACCGGACAGGTTGGCAGACCTGTACCGGCGTAGTCTGCTGATTCTGACCACTCAAATCGATTGGCAGGGTGGCATTGTGGCTGCTACGGACTCAGACGTCATTCAGTTCAACCGCGATACTTACGCCTACATCTGGCCTCGAGACGGCGCCTTGGCGGCCCACGCCCTCGATCTTACCGGCTACCCTCAAATTGCCGCCCAGTTCTTTGCCTTTGTCGCCAAACTCATCGATCCGGCCGGCTATCTGCTCCATAAATATAACCCTGACGGCGCCTTGGCCTCATCCTGGCACCCCTGGTATCTTGACGGCCAGAACCAGCTTCCTATTCAGGAGGACTCTACTGCCTTGGTGATCTGGGCCTTGTGGCACCATTTTGTGCTCTACCGGGACATCGAATTTATCAAACCGCTTTACCGCCCTCTCATCAAACGGGCGGCCAATTTCATGAGCCAATTTCGGGATCCGGAAACCGGTCTGCCAGCTCCTTCCTATGATCTGTGGGAAGAACGCCGGGGAATCTCCGGCTTCACTGTCGGGGCTGTCTTTGGCGGCCTGACCGCCGCCTCTCTTTTTTGCACCGTCTTCGGAGAAGATTCTCATGCCCAGAGATACCGCACGGTCGCGGCTGAGATCAGAGACGCCGCTTCCAGCCATCTCTGGCGTCCCGAGCTTAACCGCTTCTGTCGTCTGCTGTATCGAACCATTGATGGTGTTCTCAAAGTCGATCCGGTCTGCGATGCCAGCCTTTGGGGTCTCTTCGCCTTTGGCATGTATTCCCCCGATGACCCTCGCATCACCGCTACTATGGAGACCCTCAGGGAGAAACTTTGGGTAAGGGGCCCCGCTTCCGGTATGGCCCGCTATGAAGATGATTACTACCACCGAATCGGCCTTGAAACACCGGGAAACCCTTGGATTATCTGCACTCTGTGGTTGGCTGATTATTTCATTCAGAAAGGCGAGACCGATGAAGACTTGAATCGGGCGATGGAGATCTTGTTTCTGGTAGCAGACCGGGCTCTGCCCTCAGGGGTTCTCCCCGAACAATTCCACCCCTTTACCGGAGCACCGCTGTCAGTATCACCGCTCACCTGGAGCCATGCCGCTTTTATCACCACCATGCATCTTCTGCTGCGTCGTCTGGCCAAACGAAATGCCTGTCCGGTCTGCGGTACCACGCCGCTGCCTTATCTGCGTCGAGAAGACTGGATCGAACAACTCTATTTCAACACCTGCAGCTCCATTCACGGCACCTGTAAAATCTAATCGTCTCGAACAGAATAAGCAATCCTACATTAACAACAATGCCCCTGACGTTAATCCCTGATCCCTATTCCCTGATCCCTGATCCCCGTATCTATGGTTGGCACCGCCGGCAGGGACTGAAGCCCTGCCAGTATGCTTCGAGAGGTGTTTTGAGGATGAGGCGGTTGGGCTGAGCGATTTTTTTCCCTCCCGGGCAGGCCGGCCGGTGAAAACGCCGGGTCCTGGTGTTGGCGACGTAGAAAGGTTCTTGAGCCTGAGGTAGCTCCCGCCACCAGCCCCGGCGGGCGGTGATGGCCTGTTGTTGGGCAAGTATAAGAAGAGCTTGATAGCGGATATTAGGGAAGACGACGAGGACCCGGGCCAATCCCTGGCGGACAAGCTCTTCATTGAGCATCTGCCCATCAGGGAGGAAGACATAGGCCAACAAACGGTTGTATTGGTCGTAACGCTCCTCGTCGTATTCCAGACGCAGTTTCCGGCCCCGGGTCAACTCGCTATTAGCCTGTTTGGCTGCCTGGGCAAGTCCTTTCTCGAAAGACCTTGAACTGGTCAATTCCGGCGTATCGATGCCCAGAT is a window from the Desulfobacca acetoxidans DSM 11109 genome containing:
- a CDS encoding glycoside hydrolase family 15 protein, with translation MPRDLPVGNGRLLLNFDLHYNLRDLYFPHVGQENHLGSDTSRFGIWVDGRFFWIGPGWDIELLYDPDTLVTQVRLHHPELQLILHCRDAVDFHENIYVKEITIENLSPAERHCRLFFHLDLNISGNDVGDTAAFDPETGGVVHYKGNRYFLANGLAVGYGGLAQYAVGQKGVDGKEGTFRDAEDGILSGNPIAQGSIDSVISVTIAVPGLASGQACFWLTAAQTWDEVRRLDSLVRSKQPQHLLTRTADYWRLWVRKETPPLDLVPDRLADLYRRSLLILTTQIDWQGGIVAATDSDVIQFNRDTYAYIWPRDGALAAHALDLTGYPQIAAQFFAFVAKLIDPAGYLLHKYNPDGALASSWHPWYLDGQNQLPIQEDSTALVIWALWHHFVLYRDIEFIKPLYRPLIKRAANFMSQFRDPETGLPAPSYDLWEERRGISGFTVGAVFGGLTAASLFCTVFGEDSHAQRYRTVAAEIRDAASSHLWRPELNRFCRLLYRTIDGVLKVDPVCDASLWGLFAFGMYSPDDPRITATMETLREKLWVRGPASGMARYEDDYYHRIGLETPGNPWIICTLWLADYFIQKGETDEDLNRAMEILFLVADRALPSGVLPEQFHPFTGAPLSVSPLTWSHAAFITTMHLLLRRLAKRNACPVCGTTPLPYLRREDWIEQLYFNTCSSIHGTCKI
- a CDS encoding thermonuclease family protein, encoding MAGCSAEKGPPQEGEVFQVVDGDTIRLTGGFTVRYLGIDTPELTSSRSFEKGLAQAAKQANSELTRGRKLRLEYDEERYDQYNRLLAYVFLPDGQMLNEELVRQGLARVLVVFPNIRYQALLILAQQQAITARRGWWRELPQAQEPFYVANTRTRRFHRPACPGGKKIAQPNRLILKTPLEAYWQGFSPCRRCQP